The following are encoded in a window of Castanea sativa cultivar Marrone di Chiusa Pesio chromosome 9, ASM4071231v1 genomic DNA:
- the LOC142610618 gene encoding NAC domain-containing protein 1-like, translating into MKNPQTPLPPGFRFHPTDEELILHYLRKRVASTPLPVSIIAEVDIYKFDPWELPEKAAFGDKEWYFFSPRDRKYPNGARPNRAAASGYWKATGTDKTILTSATARGGGGGSLQNIGVKKALVFYKGRPPKGIKTNWIMHEYRLAELPNYTSKPTKLKDTSMRLDDWVLCRIYKKSNASPPAAASDQDQEEDEQEHVIQDTILPSLKSPVGHNSTLMPQKSSSFSNLLDAMDYSLLSSLLSDNHCWNTTGFESTFNNGSLDQPFFNNSIASGSSSENCMFQKLPQLNSLAPNMENQLKRQHSNLDHEDMLYPSKKFMSSCSFRNSTNQSDIPQYNILNQSLFNQQLLLSPHLQFQK; encoded by the exons ATGAAGAATCCACAAACGCCTCTGCCACCAGGCTTTAGGTTCCACCCAACAGATGAAGAGCTCATTCTTCATTACCTAAGAAAAAGAGTGGCTTCCACACCCTTGCCAGTCTCCATCATCGCTGAGGTTGATATCTACAAGTTTGATCCATGGGAGTTGCCAG aaaAAGCTGCGTTTGGTGACAAAGAGTGGTACTTCTTTAGTCCAAGAGACCGCAAGTACCCAAATGGTGCCAGGCCAAACAGGGCAGCCGCTTCTGGGTATTGGAAAGCAACTGGTACAGATAAAACCATATTAACATCAGCAACTgcaagaggaggaggaggagggagcctGCAAAACATTGGTGTGAAGAAGGCCCTCGTGTTCTACAAAGGAAGACCACCAAAGGGAATCAAGACTAACTGGATCATGCACGAATATCGCCTTGCTGAACTCCCCAACTACACTTCCAAACCTACCAAGCTCAAAGATACATCCATGAGG TTAGACGATTGGGTTCTTTGCCGGATCTACAAGAAGTCCAATGCTTCACCTCCAGCAGCTGCAAGTGATCAAGATCAAGAAGAAGATGAACAAGAACATGTTATCCAAGATACCATTTTACCAAGCTTGAAAAGTCCTGTTGGCCACAACAGTACTCTCATGCCCCAGAAATCATCTTCTTTCTCAAACTTATTGGATGCCATGGACTACTCCTTACTAAGTAGTTTATTATCAGACAACCATTGCTGGAACACAACTGGATTCGAATCAACATTCAACAATGGGAGTCTAGACCAGCCTTTCTTCAATAACTCCATAGCATCTGGTAGCAGCAGTGAAAACTGCATGTTTCAAAAACTCCCTCAACTGAACTCTTTGGCTCCAAACATGGAAAACCAGCTCAAACGCCAGCATTCCAACTTAGATCATGAGGATATGTTATACCCATCAAAAAAATTCATGAGTTCTTGCAGTTTCAGAAACAGCACCAATCAATCCGACATCCCTCAGTACAATATACTCAACCAATCATTATTCAATCAGCAGTTACTTTTGAGTCCTCATCTCCAATTTCAAAAATAG